DNA from Rhodopirellula bahusiensis:
GGTTTGAGAAACCCGCAGGAGTTGGCATTCAACGACATCGGCGACTGGTTCACCGTCGACAACAACTCGGACAGCGGCGACAAAGCTCGTTTGGTTCACTTGTTGGAAGGTGGCGACACGGGATGGCGAATGCACTACCAGTACTTACCCGATCGCGGACCATTCAATCGACTGAAGATCTGGGAGCCACACCATAACGAACAACCGGCTCACTTGGTTCCGCCGATCATCAACTTCACGGACGGTCCATCGGGGCTGGCGTTTTATCCGGGCACCGGGTTTGGCGACCAACTCGACAATCAGTTTCTGATCTGTGACTTCCGAGGTGGCCCGTCCAACAGCGGAATTCGATCGTTCTCGGTCGACCCCGACGGTGCCTTCTACAAAATGGGAGCGGACGACCAACCGATTTGGAACATTTTGGCCACGGACGTTGCGTTCACTCCTTCGGGTGAGCTCTTGGTCAGCGATTGGGTCGACGGTTGGGATGGGCTGGGCAAAGGCCGGCTTTACACGTTGAGTGATCCCGCCCAGCAAGACACGGACATCGTTTCCGAAGTCAAAGAATTGCTCAGTGGCGATATCGCAGCCACCTCGGTCGAGGATCTCACGAAACAATTGCGTCATGTTGATCGACGTGTTCGTCTGAACGCTCAGTGGGAACTCGCCAGTCGTGGTGAGACGAAACCGTTGATGGAAATCGTTTCGGCGACGGACTTGGACGCTCGTTTCCGCCTGCATGGATTTTGGGGATGCGAACACGCGGTGCGTTTGGATGAATCAAAACGTGCGGATGTGTTGGCTGCAAACCGAGAATGGCTGACCGACACCGATCCAATCATTCGCGCGGCGGCATGTGCGTTGGCCGGCGACCAGAACGACGCTGAATCGATTGCCAAGGTCAGCGAATTGCTGTCGGACGAGTCGGCTCGCGTGAAATACTTTGCCGCGATCGCTTTGTCGGAATTGTTCACTGCTCAGGCTGACAAGACGACTCCGAGTCCGCAGGCACTTGGAAGTGTGCTGCAAATTCTTGAGAAGAATGACAACGTCGACCCGGCACTTCGTCACGCTTGCACGTTGTATTTGCGACGAGTGGCAACGGAAGACGTGCTCGCCAGTTTGGCATCGCATGGCAACGTCCCAGTCCGACGTGCGGCGATTGCTGCTCTTCGAGGTCAAGGCAGCGAGAAAGTGACCGCGTTCTTGTCCGATGCAAATGCGTTGGTTTTGGCTGAAGCTGCGTTGGCGATCCACGACCGGCCCATCCCGGCTGGCGTCGACGAGTTGGCTCAGCTGATTTCGGTCGCGGATCTGCCGCTGAATTCTGAGGCGCTGCTGCGTCGCGTTTTGGCCGCCAACTACCGCATCGGCACCGCAGATTCCGCCGCCGCACTGGCCGCCTTTGCCGCGTCGGGTGAGAAACCCACTTGGGCTCGGATCGAAGCGATCGACATGTTGGCAAACTGGACGTCGCCCGATCCGCGAGATCGTGTGACGAACGAGTATCGGCCTTTGGAGAACCGTCCTGAGATCATCGCTCGCGAAGCCCTCGCCAAGCACATCGAAGTCTTGATGATCACCGATCAAAAGGTTCGCGAAAAGGCGATCGATGTCGGGTCGACATTGGGGATCAAGAAGATCGCCCCACAGCTAATCGCTCGATTGCAAGATTCCCAGTCACGTCCAGCGTTGCGAGCGTCCGCGCTCACCGCATTGGCTCGTTTGGAATCGGCTCAAGCCGTGCAGATCGCTCGGACAATTGATTTGGAGCAACCGACCCAGTTGGTCACCTCGGCTCTCTCGGTGTTGGGGAAGCATGATGGACCCGCGTCGGTTGACCGCTTCATCGCCGCGACGGCGACCGAAAGCCAACTTGTCCGCGGGCTCGCTTGGGATTTGTTGGCGGAAGTGGAATCACCGGAGTCCGTCCAGCACATCAAGAAAGGCGTCAACGCTTACCTGGAAAACGATCTTCCCGCCGACGTTCAATTGAACTTGGTCGAAGCCGCGGCAAAGCGTTTGCCTCAGGAATGGAACGCGAAGATTGTGGCTCATCGTGAGAAACTGGCGTCGACCGAACCGCTGGCGAAATGGATGGATTCGTTGCACGGTGGTGACCCTGAAAAGGGAGCCACGTTGTTCTTTGGCAAAACTGAACTCTCGTGCGTGCGTTGCCACAAAGTCGACCGAGCGGGCGGCGAAGTCGGGCCAGCGCTCACGACGATCGGAAAGACTCGTGACCGCCGAACGTTGTTGGAGGCGATCGCACTTCCGGATGCAAAGATTGCGGAAGGGTTCGAGACCGCGGTGATTGCGGACGAGGACGGACAAGTCTTCACCGGGATCGTTGCTGCTGAAACCGACGACGTGATTGATTTGATCGCCGCGGATGGATCACGTAATCGAATCGAGAAGGACTACATCATCGCTCGGAAGAAAGGCAAATCATCGATGCCGGCAGGATTGACGGAGCAGATGACTGCTCGCGAGCTACGTGATTTGGTCGCTTACCTAGCCAGCCTTCAGGTCGATCCGCGAGCCGGCGAAGAAGAAGGTCACGAGTGATAATCGCGATCGATTGAGAGCGTGCACTGTCGCAGCGGCGTCGCACGCGGTCCCTCTTCCAAATGAGTTAGAATCGGCACCGAGGAGCAAGTGTTCCTCGGTGCTTTTCTTTTTCAAACGGAGGTCACGATGAAGACTTGGCTTGGACTGGTCGCGATTTTGGCTGTCACTGCGACGTCTGCAACAGGAACAGAACCGCTGCCACCGGAAGGGTGCTCCCGCGTCAAACTGACATTTGCCTTGCCTCCGAATGCCCCGCCAACAACCAATCAGCCGATGACCAACGTCGGCGGCATGGTTCTTCCCATCGATTCCGTTCGGCCGATTTCAATCTTTGTGGATGGCAAGTTCACGGGGCACGCGATGGGGTCGCCGTACTTTCCCACTCGGCCGGACATCCATCTGAGAGCGGGTGATCACGAGTTTGAGTTCAAGTGCGATGGTTTTGCACCCGTCAAAATCAAACTCACGGTTCTGGGAAACCAATGCACGCAGCATCTGATCGTGAAAATGCTGGAAGAGGCGGAGAAGAAAACGGCTGAGTCACGGAAACCCGCGGGCACTGCAGTCCAGTTCGTCGGCAGTCGCAATGCCCAGATCGAGAATGCAAAGTGAGCCGGAACAAATCGCTCTCTAACGGGCTTCTCGAATGAGCGTCGTCACCACATTGAATTTTGGTGGCCGAACGGAAGAGGCGGTCGAGCACTACCGAGCGGTGCTCGACGCCGACGTTCTGATGCTAATGCGTTTTCGCGAATGTCCGGACCCGTCGTTCTCGAAGCCTGGGTTCGAGGACAAAGTTTTTCACGCGACGATTCGCATTGGAACGACGGAGTTGATGGGCAGCGACGTGGGTTGCGAAGATCCCGATGCGAAGACGCATTTCGCCGGATTCGCATTCGCCGTCCGAGCTGAATCGATCGAGAACGCGGAACGCCACTTCGCTGGATTGAGCGAGCAGGGCCGAGTTCTCTTGCCGCTCGCAGAAACCTTTTTCGCGACGCGATATGGAATCGTGAAAGATCGATTCGGCGTGTCGTGGAAGATCACCGTGGCGGGTGAAGCAGAATAGAACAGAAGCAAAGTAGAACATTTGTCTCAAATGTTCCGACGGGCGGTGTCGTGCGCCGTGCCACGTGAGTCAACGACTCGGCGATAGCGTTTGGGCGGACGCCTCGCTTTGTTCCAAAGCATCGGTTGGGGTGCCATGTGAGACATGGCCTACCGGTGGTTGGCGTCAGGGTTTGTCTTGGAGGGCTCGCTGCAGGGCGTCTTCACGCGAAGTGAGTTTGCCATCGAGTTGGTCTTCGCGAATGGATTGCAGAATGGATTTGAACTCGGGCCCGGGACGCATCCCGTTGGCGATCAAGTCCGCTCCCGTGACGAACGGAGCTGGATTCAGTTCGTTGGGATCGCCGGACAAAGCTCGTGCCGCTCGAGCGACTCCGCGTGACTTGGGTGCCAACGCTCGCGCGGTCGCGACGATGGTTTCCGCATCGTCGTCGATCAAGATCGGTTGCAAACGTGACCACGCCAGCCCATCGCACTGGGTGATCGTTTCGGCGTGAGTCAGTGCGGCTTCGATGGAGCGTCGTTCGGCGACGGAAAGCTTCCAGTCGTCAAAAATCAAACGCAGACTGTGCAGCGTGTCGCCGGGCAGATGAAACAATGCGATCGCCATCGTGACTTCGAAGGATCGATGCTTGGTCGCCTCGGTCGCTTTGGAAAAAGCGGTCCAGTTCATCGTTTGCAGCCCAGGCCAGATCTGCAGGGCCAACCCGGTGTCCACCAGCGTTTCCAGTCCGACGTCGACCGCGGGAGCCGTCATCACGCGACGCATCTCGGCTCCGATGCGTTCACCGCTGACGACGCTGATGTCGCTGGCGTGATTCTGGATCGCCGCGAAGGTTTTGTATTCGATCGCGAAACCGAGCGTCGTCGCGAATCGGACCGCTCGCAACATTCGCAGTTTGTCTTCGTCGAAACGCTGGACGGCCTTGCCGATCGTTCGCAGTCGGCCATTCGCCAGGTCTTCGATGCCGCCGACGTAGTCGATGACTTTGGACTCGAAGAGGTCGTAGAACATCCCGTTGATCGTGAAATCTCGCCGCAACGCGTCGGCTTCCGCGTCCCCGTATGTGACGCTGTCGGGGCGACGTCCGTCGGAATAATTGCCGTCGGCGCGGAAGGTCGCGACTTCCGTCGGCATCAGTTTGCCGCTGGTTTCACTGGACGCCGCGGATCGCTGCGGCAGCACGCCGATGACGCCGAAGGATTCCCCAAACGCCAGCGTGTTTCGCTTGCCAAAGACCTCTCGGACGGATTCGGGAGTCGCATCGGTGGCGACGTCGAAGTCCTTGGGTTTGCGACCAAGCAACGCGTCGCGGACGCAGCCGCCCGCCAAGACGGCGACGAATCCAGCGTCTTTCAGTGCGGTGATGATGCGAACCGCTTCGGCAGCTTCTGGCGAATTCAGGGTTTCAGTCGGGAATTCTGGCATCGTTGGGTGGCGTTTCGAGGGGCGAGGCACGACGATTTCACGCAGCGTCGTGCCGCTAGAGTTTCGAAAAGACGCTACCATACCCAGGCGTTTGATTCTCCCGATCATCGCTCGCCCATTTCATTTTCTCGCACGTTCGATCGCCCTCTTGTCTTCCGATTCCGCCTCTTCGCCTGACCGATTCACCGACGCCGAATTGGTTGCGTTTCTGGACGAACAGCTCGAGCCTTCGCGGTCGTCCGAGATTGAGCAGGCGGTACGGGAGGACGAAAAACTGCGTCAGCGGCTGATTCAGCTGCGAGGCCAAGATGTTGCTGGGTTGCACACAATTGGTGCGATTTGGCGTCGCCAGCAGCTTTCTTGTCCCGACCGTTCGGTACTGCAGGCTTACGTCGCCAATCAATTGGAACCCGAGATGGCGGACTATGTTCTGTTTCACCTGACCGAAATTGGGTGCCGCGTTTGTCGGGCCAATTTCGACGATTTGAACCAGCAACTCGCTCGCGGCCGATCGGCGGAAGAGGCCGCGACACGGCGGCGGCGAATGTTCCAAACCAGTGCCGGTCATTTGCGTCGACACGACTGACCGCTGGGACGTTTGCTGAGCGTGTCGATCCGATGGCACTGCGAGACGTCTTCGCGAGGCCGCAAACGGTGCGAAAACCCCGTGATTTTGCCGGTTTCAGACGCCTTGACTGATTGACCTAACTACGTGTGCCAAATACGCTTTGCGGCCAAACGTTCTTTTGATTTCCAAACCCCACACAGGGATTGACAGCGACGATGGCAAAAAAAGACAAGATGGTTTACTACTTCGGTAAAACCAAGACCGAAGGAAAAGGCGGAAGCAAAGCCATCCTGGGCGGTAAAGGCCTGAACCTGGCCGAAATGACTTCCATCGGACTGCCGGTCCCTCCCGGGTTCACGATCACCACCGAAGTTTGCGATGGCTACTACAAAGCCGGCAAGAAACTTCCCAAGGGATTGATGGACGAAATTCAGGACGCCGTCAAAATCCTGGAAAAGGAACTCGGCAAGAACTTCGGCGACAATGAGAACCCATTGCTCGTCAGCGTCCGCTCCGGTGCCGCCGTCTCGATGCCCGGGATGATGAACACCATTTTGAACCTCGGTTTGAACGACGAAGCCACCGAAGGTTTGGCCAAGGCGACCAAGAACGAGCGTTTCGCTTACGACGCTTATCGCCGCCTGATCAACATGTACGGCGACGTCGTCATGGGACTGCACCACGAGCAGTTCGAAGCTGCGTTTGACAAGGTCAAGAAAAAACACAAGGTCACCGAAGACACCGAAGTTCCCGCCGAAGGTTTGCGTGAACTTTGCGAAGCTTACAAAGCGGTCTACAAGAAGGGCACCGGCGAAGACTTCCCTCAAGACCCCATCAAGCAACTTCAGTTGGCCATCGAAGCCGTCTTCGGCTCATGGAACGCTGACCGTGCGATCAGCTATCGCCGCATCGAATCGGCCAAGGGCAACACCGAGATCAACAACTTGATCGGTACCGCAGTCAACGTCCAAGCCATGGTTTATGGCAACATGGGCGACGACTCGGGAACGGGCGTTGGTTTCACCCGCGACCCCAACACTGGACAAAACAAGTTCTACGGTGAGTTCCTGATCAACGCTCAGGGCGAAGACGTTGTCGCTGGTATCCGTACCCCACAACCTGTCGCTCAAATGGCGAAGTGGGACAAAGCGGCTCACAAAGAGCTGATGGAAATCAAGAAGAAGCTTGAGGACCACTACACCGACATGCAGGACATCGAGTTCACGATCGAGCGTGGCAAGTTGTTCATGCTGCAAACTCGAAACGGCAAACGAAACGGCATCGCGGCCGTGAAGATCGCTTGCGACATGGTCAAAGAAGGTTTGATCACCGAGAAGGAAGCTGTCCTTCGCGTTCCTGCATCGGACCTGACTCACTGCTTGTTGCCATCGTTCAAACCCACCGCTCGCAACGCGGCCGACGTGTTGTGCCGTGGTCTCAACGCATCGCCAGGTGCCGCGGTTGGTAAGTTGGCCTTCACCGCGACGGAAGCTCGTGAGCGTTTCGAAGCTGGCGAAAGCGTCATCCTCGTTCGCCGCGAAACCAGTCCCGAAGATGTCGAAGGCATGTCGGCTGCGGTTGGTATCTTGACCAGCACCGGTGGAGCAACCAGCCACGCTGCTGTGGTTGCTCGCGGTTGGGGCAAGTGCTGCGTCGCTGGTGCCAGCGAAGTCGAAATCAACGAAAAGGGCAAGACGATCACGGTTGGCGGACGCAAGTTCACCGCCAAGGACACGATCAGCCTGGACGGCACGACCGGCGAAGTGATGGCCGGCGAAGTCGAAACCCAAGAGCCCAAGTTGTCCGGCGATTTCGCCAAGTTGATGAAGTGGGCCGACGAGTACCGTCGTCTTTCGATCCGCACCAACGCGGATTCGCCCGCCGACAGCAAACGTGCTCGTGACTTCGGTGCTGAAGGCATCGGACTGTGCCGCACCGAGCACATGTTCTTCGAAGCCGATCGCATCATCCACATGCGTGCAATGATTTTGGCTGAAGACGAAGATGCACGTCGTGCCGCACTGAAGAAGTTGTTGCCATTCCAACGCAAAGACTTCGAAGGCATCTTCAAAGCGATGAAGGGTTGCCCAGTGACCGTTCGTTTGCTGGATCCACCATTGCACGAGTTCTTGCCTCACGAAGCAGCTGCTCAAAAGCAAATGGCAGAAGAGTTGGGCGTCAAACCCGCGGAAATCAAAAAGCGTGGTGCGGCTCTGCACGAGTCCAACCCCATGCTCGGTCACCGCGGTTGCCGTCTCAGCGTGACGTACCCCGAAATCCTGGAAATGCAGGTTCAAGCGATCGTCGAAGCAGCTATTAGCTGTGCCAAGAAGAAGATCGACGCTCAGCCTGAGATCATGATCCCGTTGGTCGGTACCGCCGCTGAACTTCGTATCTTGCGTGAAAAGGTCGAAGAAACGATCGAAGCCACCAAGACCGCCAAGAAGTTCGAAGGCGAGCTGAACATCTTGATCGGTACCATGATCGAGATTCCTCGTGCCTGTTTGACCGCAGACGAAGTTGCCGAGCACGCCGACTTCTTCAGCTTCGGCACAAACGACTTGACCCAAATGACGTTCGGTTACTCCCGCGATGACGTCGGCGGATTCCTGCCCGATTACATTGAGGCAAAGATCGTTCCGGTTGACCCTTTCCAATCGCTGGACACCAGCGGTGTTGGTCAGTTGGTTGAAATGGGCGTCACCAAGGGCCGTAGCATCAAGAAGAAGCTGAAGGTTGGTATCTGTGGCGAACACGGTGGTGACCCAGCCTCGATCGATTTCTGCAACTCGGTTGGACTGGACTATGTTTCGTGCAGCCCATTCCGCGTGCCAATCGCACGTTTGGCCGCAGCACAAGCTGAATTGAAGTCGTAGTGAATCGAGCCGAATTGGCACCATTCAACGAATGATTGATGGGCCGCGAGACCGGAGAAGCCCTCCGCCTCGCGGCCTTTTTTTTGTGCGTGGGCAGCAGGCCAGGTCATGACTTGGGATCGACGCCGATGCTTTGGAGCAAAGCGAGTCGTGACATTGAAACACAAGACGGCAATCACTCGTCTGGTCACCATTGCCAGGTGGAACCTGGCCTACTGGCTTCGTTACCGTAGAATTTAGACGGCGACAAAGCACGGACGCCTTCCAACAACTCTCCATCCCAACCAGTCTGCCACATGCCACGCCGCCGAGTCCTGCTGATGGCCAGTTCGATGCGTGGCGGCGGAAGCGAACTGCAAACCGCGATGCTGGCTCGGCATCTTGAACGCGAACGATTCGACGTGCACTTGTATCTGACCCAGGCCGTCGGCGATTTGCTCGCGACGATCCCGGGCGACGTCGAAATTCATCATCCGCCCGAGTCATTTCCGACCCGGTGGACGGATCGAATTCCCGGTGGACTGCTCAAGCGACAAGCGGAATGGTTCCGGGATCTGGTCCAGCGAACGGACACTGACGTGATCTATGACCGGACCTTTCACATGACGCTGATCGCCGGCCATCCGGTGCTCGAACGCGGATCATCGTCACGTCGTTGCCCACGAGTTTCAACGATTGTCAGCCCGCCCGAGGTTGCATTGCCGTTGGTCGAAAAACGATTCGTCTGGTTGAAGCGTCGGCGTCTGGCGGAAGCCTATCGGCGGAGTGCCGCGGTGGTCACCGTCAGCGAAGTGGCTCGCCAGTCCGCGATTCACTACTACGGGTTGCCGGAATCGCTGGTGCAAACGATCCGCAATCCGATCGATGCCGATGCGATTCGGCACGCGGCGGGATCGGATTCAATCGACCGCGAACCGGACGAATGCCTGCGATTGGTCGTTGTTGGCCGGATGACGGAGGAGAAGGGGCACGCAACGTTGCTGGATGCGATCGCATCGTTGATGAAAAATTGGCCTGAGAGCGTACCTCCACTTCACTTTCGATTCATCGGCGACGGCCCACTTCGCGGAGGTTTGGAGTCTCGGTGGAAAGACATGGTGTTGGCGGCAGGACCCAAGGACACAATTCACCGAGTCGAATTTGCCGGAGCGATTCAGCCGGCTCATTCCGAAATCGCTGGGGCGGATGGGCTGGTGCTGCCGTCTCATTTTGAGGGACTGCCCAATGTTGTGCTGGAGGCGTTCGCGTTGCAGACCCCCGTCGTGGCGACGCGGGCGGGAGGAACTGTCGAGCTGCGGGGGTCGGAGGAGCGTCCCACGTGTCATTGGGCCGAACCTGGAGATTCCGGCTCACTGGCAAAAGCCATCCGCGAATTCGCAGAGCAGGCTGAGCAGCGAAGGTTGCACGTTCTCAACGCCAGTCAGTTTGTGCGTGAAAACCACGATCTGAGTACCGCAGTGGAACGAGTCAGCGAGCTGCTAATGCGAGCTGGAGCGTAGCTCGGCTTTGCTTTCGCTGGGAGCGATGTGCTTGAGATGACGGCGTTGTGCATCTCGCGTTGCGATCGTTCCACGCCGATGCCGATTCGCCACGCTGGTCGGTTTCAGTCTGTGGCGGGGTATGAACGTCGTCGAATAGCCGTGCGTACCCTCACAATCGCTACACTTTCCTCTGATTTAGTGGGTGTCGTCAATTGAAACGCGTTTCAGGCAATTTTGTTGACACTCATTTTTGGGCGTAACTATACTTTGGAATGAAATTCCCGACCTCTTTTCTCCATCCGGAACCGACCACCCATGACCCTACTCGGGAAATCCTTTTCGGTCATAATCCTGCTATTAAGCGGGGTTTTTATGGTAATGGCACTCGCCGTCAATGCGTCCCACCGCAACTGGCGTGATGTCGTGCTCGGACCTACGGGTTTGAAGGCCCAGATCGAAACCATCGCACGCACCAACGAACAACTTCGTGATTCAAGAGCACGCACGCAAGCGTCCTTGGATCGCGAACAAGCCGCTCGTCGGACCGCCTTGGCAGCCCTGCAAACCCAACTGGATCAGTTGGAATCGCAGTTGCGTGAGAGCGAGTCGACCGTGCAGCAGTTGCAGGCGAAAAGCACTGAACTGGCCCAGATCGACCGTGCTCGTGCGGAAGAGTTAGAAAAAATCACAGCGGACAATACTCGATTGCGAGAGCAAATCCGCACCGAGCAACAAGACCGCGACACCTTGTTCGCACGCACGTTGGAATTGACTGACCAAATGAACAGCCTTCGCGGCGTGGTTCAGTTGCAACAAGATCGCAACGACCAGCTGCACGGCCAAGTGACGCGATACAAAGAAGTCGTCGACGCCGCTGGGTTGAACATGAACGACCCACTCGATGGTGCTCCGCCGGAACGCAACGGCACCGTCTTGGTCGTCAACCGTCCTCGCAAGTTGGTCGAAGTTTCGATCGGCTATGACGATGGGCTTCGCAACGGTCACTTCTTGGAAGTCACCCGAGGTGGCCGCTATGTGACTCGTTTGAAAGTGCGTGATACGGAACCGGATCGTGCGGTTGCTGAAATCATGCGTGACTACAGTGAAGGCGTAGTGGAGGAGGGCGATCGTGTCGACACTTCCATCGAATGATGCACCCACAGGCAAACAACCACCAAGTGTTTACACGGTGATGTTGTTGCTGGCGATGTTGTTCATGTTGATCGCGGTCATCGCGATGTTCGTTGAACTGAATCGCTGGGGACCCGACTATTACAAAACCAACACGGCTCGTCCGACCGTGATGCTGACGACGAGCAGCCCCTTCATCGGCTGATTCGTTTTCGCAACGAACAATTCATCTCACCCAGGCCTCGTGCTTGGGTGTTTTCGTTTACGGTCAGGCCAGTCGCTTGGCATTCGCCATGGTTACCACGTTTGACCGCTGCTATCGCCAGAACCGCTGATCAGACTTTGCTCGCTCGTTCGAGCAAACCTAGTTCGACTGGTTCGGGTCGACACCCGTCGGATCTGGCGAACCCGTGATGGCTTCCAGCAACCGGTGAGTCAACTCGGGTGACTTCTTGTTCTTGGGTCGCGACGCGTCGGTGGGCCAGTGAGTGACCGCCGCCACGCCACCGATCGACGCATCTTCCAGTCGAATGGTACCACCGCAAGAGAGCACCAATTTGCGGACCATGGCCAAACCCATCCCGCCTTTAACGCTGTTGCGGCCTTTGCCAAGCGTCTCGAACATCCGAAACACGCGTTCGCGGTGTTCCTCTGCGACGCCGCCACCATCATCTTCGACGATGACTTGGGCGGTACCATCTTCCGCGAGTCCGCCGCGAACGATGATCTTTCCCGTCGGGCCAGGGTGATGTTTGATGGCGTTGTCGATGAGGTTCACCATCACTCGCATCACCGGCGAAGAATTCCCGATGATGGTCGGCAGGTCGGAGTCCAGCCGCACTTCAAAGTTTTCAGGTGCTTCGACGAACGCGATGGCTTCGGAAACGATTTGATTCAGATCAACAGGTTCGGTCGATGTGTAGCTTTGATCGATCCTCGCGTAGGCAAGCAAACCGTCCAGCAACGCTTGCATGCGTTCGATCTGTTTGCCCATCGTCGAGCAGTGTTCCAGCACCGACTCGGGCACTTCCATCCCGGCTTCCTCGATGTCATCGCGAATCCAAGTGGCCAGGTTCTGCAAGCCTCGAAGTGGTGAACGGAGGTCGTGAGACGCAACGTAAGCGAATTGCTCCAGTTCTTGATTGCTTCGCTGCAAGGATTCGTTGACTTCGATGCTGCTTTCCAACGCCGCATCGAGTGCTTGCTCGATTTCAATTCGCCGGGTGATGTCTTGGTGGGTCCCGATCATTCGGACCAAGTCGCCGTCATCGTCGTAGATGAAATCGCCAATCGATTCGATCCAGCGATACTCGCCGTCAGAATGCTGCAGGCGGAAGACGTTGAAGTAATCCTGCGGAGTCCCGCTGGTCACCGTCGACAGCTGAGTCAATGCTCGCTCGTAATCATCCGGGTGCAGCCGATCTTTCCAGCTTTGAAGAGTCCACGTGTAATCCGGTGGAAGCCCGAGTTGATTCAGGAGCTCTTCGGACACTTCGACGTGGGTCGATTTGACATCGAACACCCAATAGCCAAGCTTCGCGGTTCGTGTGGCGATGCGAAACCGTAGGTTGGTTTCTATCAGTTGTTTTTCAATGTCCGTCGTCATGTTGGAAAATGTATCACAACCCCGAGGTCAACGGGGCCACATCGGTACAGATAGTCGGTTCTGGCGGGCCGATTCGAATCTGCTAATCTGACGAGAATGAACACACCTTCGAATGAGCCTGACTTGGCATTTGACATCGACGCCCTCTTCAACCACCTCGTGGAGGAATTGGAAGTCGATTTGTCAGTCCCGATGGATTGGACTTTCACTTTGCGTGGGGTCGAAATGGGGCAACTCAAATCGATCGCTGAAACCCTGGATGACTATCAGTGCGAGCTGGAAGAATCCGTGGAGGAGATTGACGAGAAAGGCCGTTTGTCACTGGGCCGACCGATGTTGAGCGTGGTCAAAACCGGGGCTTTGATGCCCAGCGAAGTGAAAAAAATCGCTGATCAAATGAGCCAAATCGCCGAACGCACCGGCATCGAATATGAAGGTGTGGAGGTGTTCGATGCGATTGATGACGACGAGCTGTTCGATTGGCTGAGTTTAGACGAAGCGGTGTGGCGACTTCGGCACTTCAGCGACAGCGGATTGAATCCCGGAGAAGAACTGCCTTGGGTGTTTTTGTTGATGGGCGATTCACTGGAGCAAATGCAGAAGCTCGCGGAAGCTTTGGTCACGGGCGGTTTTGAGAAC
Protein-coding regions in this window:
- the ppdK gene encoding pyruvate, phosphate dikinase; protein product: MAKKDKMVYYFGKTKTEGKGGSKAILGGKGLNLAEMTSIGLPVPPGFTITTEVCDGYYKAGKKLPKGLMDEIQDAVKILEKELGKNFGDNENPLLVSVRSGAAVSMPGMMNTILNLGLNDEATEGLAKATKNERFAYDAYRRLINMYGDVVMGLHHEQFEAAFDKVKKKHKVTEDTEVPAEGLRELCEAYKAVYKKGTGEDFPQDPIKQLQLAIEAVFGSWNADRAISYRRIESAKGNTEINNLIGTAVNVQAMVYGNMGDDSGTGVGFTRDPNTGQNKFYGEFLINAQGEDVVAGIRTPQPVAQMAKWDKAAHKELMEIKKKLEDHYTDMQDIEFTIERGKLFMLQTRNGKRNGIAAVKIACDMVKEGLITEKEAVLRVPASDLTHCLLPSFKPTARNAADVLCRGLNASPGAAVGKLAFTATEARERFEAGESVILVRRETSPEDVEGMSAAVGILTSTGGATSHAAVVARGWGKCCVAGASEVEINEKGKTITVGGRKFTAKDTISLDGTTGEVMAGEVETQEPKLSGDFAKLMKWADEYRRLSIRTNADSPADSKRARDFGAEGIGLCRTEHMFFEADRIIHMRAMILAEDEDARRAALKKLLPFQRKDFEGIFKAMKGCPVTVRLLDPPLHEFLPHEAAAQKQMAEELGVKPAEIKKRGAALHESNPMLGHRGCRLSVTYPEILEMQVQAIVEAAISCAKKKIDAQPEIMIPLVGTAAELRILREKVEETIEATKTAKKFEGELNILIGTMIEIPRACLTADEVAEHADFFSFGTNDLTQMTFGYSRDDVGGFLPDYIEAKIVPVDPFQSLDTSGVGQLVEMGVTKGRSIKKKLKVGICGEHGGDPASIDFCNSVGLDYVSCSPFRVPIARLAAAQAELKS
- a CDS encoding glycosyltransferase; translation: MPRRRVLLMASSMRGGGSELQTAMLARHLERERFDVHLYLTQAVGDLLATIPGDVEIHHPPESFPTRWTDRIPGGLLKRQAEWFRDLVQRTDTDVIYDRTFHMTLIAGHPVLERGSSSRRCPRVSTIVSPPEVALPLVEKRFVWLKRRRLAEAYRRSAAVVTVSEVARQSAIHYYGLPESLVQTIRNPIDADAIRHAAGSDSIDREPDECLRLVVVGRMTEEKGHATLLDAIASLMKNWPESVPPLHFRFIGDGPLRGGLESRWKDMVLAAGPKDTIHRVEFAGAIQPAHSEIAGADGLVLPSHFEGLPNVVLEAFALQTPVVATRAGGTVELRGSEERPTCHWAEPGDSGSLAKAIREFAEQAEQRRLHVLNASQFVRENHDLSTAVERVSELLMRAGA
- a CDS encoding sensor histidine kinase, producing MTTDIEKQLIETNLRFRIATRTAKLGYWVFDVKSTHVEVSEELLNQLGLPPDYTWTLQSWKDRLHPDDYERALTQLSTVTSGTPQDYFNVFRLQHSDGEYRWIESIGDFIYDDDGDLVRMIGTHQDITRRIEIEQALDAALESSIEVNESLQRSNQELEQFAYVASHDLRSPLRGLQNLATWIRDDIEEAGMEVPESVLEHCSTMGKQIERMQALLDGLLAYARIDQSYTSTEPVDLNQIVSEAIAFVEAPENFEVRLDSDLPTIIGNSSPVMRVMVNLIDNAIKHHPGPTGKIIVRGGLAEDGTAQVIVEDDGGGVAEEHRERVFRMFETLGKGRNSVKGGMGLAMVRKLVLSCGGTIRLEDASIGGVAAVTHWPTDASRPKNKKSPELTHRLLEAITGSPDPTGVDPNQSN
- a CDS encoding ribonuclease E inhibitor RraB — encoded protein: MNTPSNEPDLAFDIDALFNHLVEELEVDLSVPMDWTFTLRGVEMGQLKSIAETLDDYQCELEESVEEIDEKGRLSLGRPMLSVVKTGALMPSEVKKIADQMSQIAERTGIEYEGVEVFDAIDDDELFDWLSLDEAVWRLRHFSDSGLNPGEELPWVFLLMGDSLEQMQKLAEALVTGGFENSQSDEDPDEEGRYGVFVFQEGSNDEERLVAAHRQIVKIAKDHEATFEGIQFLSEEDFVDVTLDLDV